GGAATTCGAACTCTAATAAAGGGCAAAGGTCACGGGTATCGTAGAATGAGCAACCCAACATACGCTTTCTTCCGTACGGACAACACAAATCATCTCTTCACAGTAGCGATTGCCATTCATCCCTCTCCTGACTGGTTTCTAGGAGTGACTAGATTTGAACTATGCCAAGAAGACAACACGTGGCTAAATGAAAGAGAGTTGAATTTGTATCCTTGGGACGCTGGGACAGACAGTGGGGTATCCTATGAAGTAAGTTTTTCATTAGAAACACgggatttttttcttattttcccaAGTTACTCCGCAAACCTGTAATAGGAATAATCTCGAGATAACTAGATTCTACAATTTTCTAACTACGCTATTAAAAGAACCGAAATTGACGTCGATTagtagtcatcatcattatcatcatcaatccattatcgGTCCAATATCGGCACTGGTCTCTGGACTCTCTGGTTTAGGACGTAGACGTACCAGGCTGGCCAAATgcgcattggtagacttcacacgccgcgcGCCGTTGAGAatataaaacaagtgatatttaaattgcttaaattaaaaacgcatataactccgaaaagttagtggtgcatgCCGGGGCTGAAACTCAGTCTCCACGGAAGAAAAACCGAAGCCGCattagccactaggctattacgGCTTCCATTTAACTGCAATCACTACAACTTAACTGCAATGTTCGTGTGGAGCTAAAACTACATAAGTgtataaaattaactattttaaaactacaaatTATTGACCAACGACGATTTTTAAgtctaattttaaaactataatttctTAAAGCTCAATTCCTAATTTctgttaaatacaattttcctatagaataaacactttcatctcctatTTTCACTACGTTTAGTCCGGTACTTAATGTAGGTTGAAAAGTTGCGATTTATATCTCCGATTATCTTTGAAGaacaattataaatatctaCCTTTGGAAGTGTGttgaaagttaataaataatatttctctCTAGTCTCCAAATTTCGAAACATTTCCCCAAGACGCTGTGACCAGGGTTCAAATGAGTACATATGACAAAAACTCACCTTTTTACGAGATGGACATGAAAGATCTACATCCATTCGGCAGATTGCATATTAAGTTAATCAGAACCTATCATAGGGTTTGTGATGAGGAGGAAACTGAAACTACCGGTAAGTATGACCTTTGTTTAATTATTGGCCAAAAAACGGCCTAGTGAGACAACATTACTAATGGAATTTCGGTTATCAGTTGCTTATGTCCAAAATTCATGCAGCTTAGCATTGTAAAGAAAGAAATCAGGCAGACActactatttaattaattatattaattactaccTAACCTAGCAATAACTACCTAACTCATGTTCCGTTCTAACTATTATTTGTTTAGAGTTATGCACTCGAATGGTAGTCGTGTAAAACTTATCTTGGATTCAGAATCTCTTTAGGTTAGTTTCATTatgaattgaaaattttaaatgggAGCATTCGTTACATCCTTTCGTTCGAAATCCTTCAATGCCCGAAAACTGAAAAGTCTTCGAACAATAGTGCGTGCGTGTGTTAGAGGTAACATATTCTAGTTTTAAGAAATCCCTGCAAAATACCATTTCAAAAGTGATAGTTCAGTTGCTAAATATATTGATACGATGACTCTAATGCTTACATTacctttttcttatttattagaAGAAGCACCATCATCTACAGAAGAGCCAACTACTGAAGGAAGCGAGGAACCCTCTGAACCCGAAGAGCCTTCCAGGTACCGATCTGATCTAGCCCGTCGTTTGGGGTGAGGCTTAATGATTAATTCAATCACCCAGACAtctaaaatttacataaacatCATATTGAATATCTCGTGCAATAATGTCACAAGGTCACGaaaataagcaatttttttttatttttcctttatcACCTTCCCAAAAActgtttatctttaaaaaattctaataaagtACCACCCCTCCCTTATTTCTGAAGTTTGCTAAGTtgtaataaatcttaattaaaagTAGTTTATAGACTTTTTCGATTTATGTGAATAAATAAGCACATTGTCTATTCCTGCACAATTGGAACCTCCCGGTTTGTTCAGggatgatggcaagagaccagacGGTATGACTGTAGTACCGTGGTCAatggggcgtgcgctggtgtgggatgcgacttgcgttgatacgttggcagcttctcacttgccgaatacgtcccaaaaagcggcagcagctgccaaatctgctcaaatgcttaagcgccgtaaatactccgttatttgtaatgactacgtttttgcggcgcttgcgtttgagactctagggccatggtcttcggacacgaaaaattttattaacatagtgtcacaaaaattggtccttacgtctggtgacccaagagctggcgcttatttagcccaacggctaagtctagctatacaaaggggcaatagcgccagcattttgggtaccatgcccataagtgaacagttagatggtttatatttattataaatattaattttagtttgtaattattatttccatagtttaataaaataaaataaattgctgtaaaataaattaaatgtgatTGAATGCCAAAATAAGCACATGAACAGTTTTTCAAATTTAGCAGTCCgtagtaaaagtaaaaacaagCTTCAAAGGAGTTCACCTATCATTTAGTTCTAAGAGGCCGCTGGATTAGACCAACTAACTTCCAAGCAAGATACGATATGTGACCTTCAGTGTTCTATTAAGAACTTGTGTTTTTATTGCATCGAAAGAACGACTCTCATTTCTCAGACCATAGTTGAATTTTTCTCTTCGTTGACAAAATAGATGATTTGAGAATATGTACGCAACGACTGAAATACTAAAAACTTATCAATTTATAGCGAAGCCCCAATAGTCACTGACCCGGATTCATCGGAGGACTGCCCGATGTCCCAGTGGCAAGAATGGAGCCCTTGTGACGGCAAATGTGACAATGGCAGGCTTCATGGCTATAAATGGAGAGAGCGGTACCATCTTGTGGATGGTATTGCGGTTGAGAAGTATGACCCAGACGTAAGttatttgttctttttaaataacaatagcGGTAAGGtcaacaataaaatgtattttttatctgcaaaaacaataaattgtatGTTGCTCTTTTGTGTTATGTTTAAAGGAAGAAAAACGCCGTTTTGCCCCGCCGTTTGAagtaaattcaatttattttttctatttcatcTAAGTCCTTTCGAAGGAATTGCATTAATGCCGTAGCGATAGAATTCTGAGGATCTAGATTCACAATAGACATCAAGGCATTTTGTACTGGTTTTTTCAAAGCTACATCTGGAATGTAAACTTCGATAAAtagttttacttaaaactatttatcgAAGTGTTAGAATGTTAAGTACTGTCGGTAAATGTGGTACTTATAGAGGTCTCCTCAGTCCTAATATTATCACATGGAAATAGCTCTCTCGAATCTCGATCGACTGCTGAGTGCCTCTGAGCCATTTTATGAGACCCATGAGATCACCCGTTATCATGGTGCAATAAAGTCGAAGATCAATCGATGAGTGTTGGTGATTGGTGGTGTTTCGATCGAGGTTTGTACATGGCTAATTCCTGGATTGACTGTAGTGCCTGGCTGTATTGATTCACGTGAAATATAAATTCAAGAAAAAACTAcctttgaataattatttacctGCTAGGTGATTTCTTtcacacaataaaaaatattacgtcCAGGCGGATCCATCCACAAGGAAAGAGGTGCCACGATTTTGTAAGAATCATTACGAAGATTTCGAGAGGGACGAATGTGAAGACGACTGTGAACCGGAGGAGAAAGATGACTTGACGCGTACGTATTGATTTCTTAGGCTTCAGTAGTTATTGAAATCAGGAAGTATTCTGAGTGCGCAACTAGTTGgccaaaattgataaaaattataacgatTATTGGATGTTTCCTCCATGAATCGTCAATCTCACTGACGAGGGTCGTGATCCTTGCAACGGAATATTTATCTATGATGATGTTACGCTATTTTGATCTGTCCACGACACGGTGCAGAACAATCAGGTACAACAGTAATATAGGTTAACACAATTTTAAGAGTCACGTAAATCGGTCGATATCGCACGGAGGATAAATCACCAAATTGAGAACGATTCCCAAATAAAACAGTGTAGTGGTTTAATTGGCAGCCTTTTTAACACAAGTATTTAAACCAAATATAAtcgaattttcataataattagtcTTATCGTTTATTTAAGGAACAGTAATTAAACTAACAGGTATTAGTTCGCATTGTATGATAAATTTAGAGGCACCTTCCCTAAAGAGGTTTTGTTGAAGGTATTCTAAGGAAGAGCTTTTGTATGGAATTACGCAAATGATGAATGCACCAACATCATAACGTTTTTGATATAGATAACAAGGTGTAAAAAGAAGGTTGTAAGGAGTTTTCTTTTTCAGCTGAAAGAAGAGTTATGCAGCCTGTGGCACCTGGACATGCATGGAATTCCAAGAGACATTTATCCAAACGCAAACATTTATAAGTGTAAAATCTAGTTCTTaagaattaaaatgaatatatgaTATCATAGAAAAATTATCGTCTAACATTGAATGCTATTATCATGCTAggatgtaaatatatataatcattcTTCTtgatcatgtcaaccaatggacttccaagctggacataggtgttttgaAGGAGTTTCAAATACCACGGCAAAATTCCGTGGTATTTGTAGGCACGTGCagtggctccctgcgactcgtttgatgtcatccgtccacctcgtcgggggtccgAATGCTGCGAAATAGACTTTTAAGCTTCAGCTTCGCCACTCGTTATTACATATCGgtagctctggttcttctaaggatctgctcatttcttatttgatcacgtgACTCTAAGcgttcttatgagacccatagtcaCCGACCTCCTTTCGAAGCCATAAGTAATTACCGGCAACACGCAATGTTCGAAGTGCGAAGTAGTGTCTTCGAACTGTGCGTAAAttataaacgaaaacaaaacttAGCAATTTGAGTTACTTTTAcagtttttacttaaatacatatatagtacaataaaataaaacattaatatttttgagtTCAGAATTAAGAAACTAGCAGACCCGCATTACTTCGTCCGCGCATGAggcgacttaaaaaaatattcgaatgtTGTCGCGGAccgttttatagaactttaaagaaacaaaaattcttacaattccgatatacttactacatacttccgtcgtttagcgtaacgtttaccgttcacgcatcgcacgcatcagaatctctcaaaaaggatattttttgcagttttttcccgagattccaataaaaatgaatcctagctagatcgatttatcgcccccgaaacctcctgtatactaaatttcatgaaaatcgttggagccgattccgagataccaattatatatatacaagaattgctcgtttaaagatataagttaAATAAGTACCATTATTTCGgcggtatttaaataaataaataaataataatttgtagtaTTACATTAAACACATTGAAGCTTTTTGTTGTTTCATTTAAAAGTTGTAATCATTTAGTTAGGcccacgttttttttaaacccgtAGGAATCCTCTGCTTGAATCTCAGCTATCTTCTAACTTCCTTAATGCTTATTATAAAGAAGGGTTTATTTATACGTTCGTTTATTTGGACGCGTTAATCACAATTACTAAGTATAGTCTACATGAACATTAAAACGTAGGTGTAATTTAACACGTCAACGAGCTAAGCTCTTAATTAGCTTAAATTCAGTCAGCAGGCGACAATTGAGCGACATACTCCAGTTAATCTGACTACTGTTACATGATCTTTCTGTTAACGGTTCATCTGCGAAATGAAAACTCGGCTCAATATTTTAGGTAAGTACttatttaaacacaaaaaaGCCAACtgaggcaatttttttttcggcACTCATTTTAATGTCAAGTTCTTAGATTTTTGGATATTAAAAGTCCTTCATGCaggtacgaagcgctttgctaCGTTACTAAAacgcaccgcaaagatctggcTTCAGTTCACCCAACCACCTGAGTGCCTTCAAGTTCAAACAGGCATATCTTATGTAAGCGTGCTCCATTTTTAGGCTGCATCTTCTTTAAACATCTAGTTAAAATGCAGTcaagcttaaaaaaaatctgagaaATATACTAATTCACACCTATCATAAATATGAAATGTTATATTTCGGAAATTTAATCTTACTGTCAAGCCCTTTTGTATGATATATAAAGTTACTAaggaacaagaaaaaaaatccacaTTAAATTTTACAGGATACAAGCGGTTGTTTTGCTGGTTCCTTATCCTTCCAGTATGTTATTGTGCTGAAGTGTGCGATCGACGACCACTGGGAACAAAAACGGAGCCCTTACCACCCGACAATCGTTTCCAAATCGAAAtacttgatatttataataatcagtATATCCCAAACAAAAACTATACCGGtatgacatatattttattacttgttcAGCATGTTCCATATCTGTAATAGCTTTGTTCGCAGTTTATATCTAATAGCTATCGTATAATCCGTGAAACAGATAAGGTCTTGTTAATAAAcatggcataacgtcggaatattGATGCAGTGTTTTTCAGGCTCTAACAAAAGTGTTGTTAAATTAAGTTTGAttaaacactgcataactattaaCAAGGTCCATAGAGAGTTATATCCTACTAGTGaaatactataatttaaaatggtctTTTTTGATCGTTTTGTCGTAAATTCTGGATTTAAATTGTCGTATACTGACAGCATGGACGCGACGAGCGATGATCTTTGATGACTTTTTACGAGATCATTTATGTAAGTGACAAATATAATGAGGCCCAATATAATTAAATCGCTCTGCGAAACACCCTGAATCTTAAAGTCGgagcaatataatataatatctgtagtattaaataattatttttagggtTTCAAGTAGGTACAGTTCTACGCTCTATTAAACCTTTTTGAAGCCTAAGCCTAAAAGTTTTACAACATATTTTGCTTTTGTCATATGAAgcaatttataatctttaaaggttatttttcttctttagaATGCCTAGTAGCTTTTCGCTGGTTTACcttaaagattataaattgctgtttttatttggatgtaataaaattaaatgaacgtCCAATTAATCCtgaagttataaattcaaattcaaattcaaaatttctttattcatgtaggcctatcacaggcacttatgaagcgttcatacatatttgtttacataattgtaacgggatggtgataacttcgttcgccaacttaaatctaaagctacgagggttccaaacgcgccctggtctaagaagagcttagccgggtaaatttatttttttgttatcaccatcttccagtaaatttaaattaagctatgaagctagagcaattcacacccaagcttttttattgtttaaataatcctta
The genomic region above belongs to Pararge aegeria chromosome 11, ilParAegt1.1, whole genome shotgun sequence and contains:
- the LOC120627418 gene encoding spondin-1-like isoform X1, encoding MKKQKTWMIITILFVCIKHGSFGFRCDRRPYASTTQSQPSDGRFKLTVDGSEGTYIPDQLYIVKIAETDEESKFTGFMISAEGEIKPDPKNPRRMISLYPGELRPQNPLTAKFSDRCLYSVEHTMSSPKSSVEVYWQAPQSGNGCITLRAMVVENEDVWFEDGAPLTQILCEDMRQPDDVTPKLNYECQICDEAKYELSFTGIWSRNTHPRLYPENDWLPRYSDLVGASHAADFILWAPGSLATEGFRDFAEHANGSKLEGEIREKIGDGIRTLIKGKGHGYRRMSNPTYAFFRTDNTNHLFTVAIAIHPSPDWFLGVTRFELCQEDNTWLNERELNLYPWDAGTDSGVSYESPNFETFPQDAVTRVQMSTYDKNSPFYEMDMKDLHPFGRLHIKLIRTYHRVCDEEETETTEEAPSSTEEPTTEGSEEPSEPEEPSRYRSDLARRLGEAPIVTDPDSSEDCPMSQWQEWSPCDGKCDNGRLHGYKWRERYHLVDGIAVEKYDPDADPSTRKEVPRFCKNHYEDFERDECEDDCEPEEKDDLTPERRVMQPVAPGHAWNSKRHLSKRKHL
- the LOC120627418 gene encoding spondin-1-like isoform X2, with translation MKKQKTWMIITILFVCIKHGSFGFRCDRRPYASTTQSQPSDGRFKLTVDGSEGTYIPDQLYIVKIAETDEESKFTGFMISAEGEIKPDPKNPRRMISLYPGELRPQNPLTAKFSDRCLYSVEHTMSSPKSSVEVYWQAPQSGNGCITLRAMVVENEDVWFEDGAPLTQILCEDMRQPDDVTPKLNYECQICDEAKYELSFTGIWSRNTHPRLYPENDWLPRYSDLVGASHAADFILWAPGSLATEGFRDFAEHANGSKLEGEIREKIGDGIRTLIKGKGHGYRRMSNPTYAFFRTDNTNHLFTVAIAIHPSPDWFLGVTRFELCQEDNTWLNERELNLYPWDAGTDSGVSYESPNFETFPQDAVTRVQMSTYDKNSPFYEMDMKDLHPFGRLHIKLIRTYHRVCDEEETETTEEAPSSTEEPTTEGSEEPSEPEEPSSEAPIVTDPDSSEDCPMSQWQEWSPCDGKCDNGRLHGYKWRERYHLVDGIAVEKYDPDADPSTRKEVPRFCKNHYEDFERDECEDDCEPEEKDDLTPERRVMQPVAPGHAWNSKRHLSKRKHL